One genomic segment of uncultured Tolumonas sp. includes these proteins:
- the fabV gene encoding enoyl-ACP reductase FabV, protein MIIAPKVRGFICTTTHPSGCEANVRQQIAYVKSKGQLANGPKRVLVIGASTGYGLASRITAAFGSGAATIGVFLEKAGTDKKPGSAGWYNSAAFDKAAKEAGLYSKSINGDAFSDECRAKAIELIKADLGQVDMVVYSLASPVRKLPATGELIRSALKPIGEVYRATAVDTNKDELIEAQVEPANEEEIANTIKVMGGEDWELWINALDQAGVLADGVKTVAYSYIGTDITWPIYWHGTLGRAKEDLDRASTAIRQQLSSKHGTANVAVLKSVVTQASAAIPVMPLYIAMSFKLMKEQGIHEGCIEQIQRMFYTRLFDGEFVTDDAQRIRMDDWELRESVQQACRDLWPQVTTENLPELTDYKGYKDEFLKLFGFGWEGVDYAADVNPDINFDVVTL, encoded by the coding sequence ATGATTATTGCACCGAAAGTCCGTGGCTTTATTTGCACAACTACCCATCCGAGTGGCTGCGAAGCTAATGTCCGTCAACAGATTGCTTATGTGAAAAGCAAAGGCCAGCTGGCGAATGGTCCAAAACGGGTATTAGTGATTGGTGCATCCACCGGTTACGGTTTGGCATCGCGTATTACTGCTGCGTTTGGTTCCGGCGCCGCTACTATCGGTGTGTTTTTAGAAAAAGCGGGCACCGATAAGAAACCTGGTAGTGCAGGTTGGTACAACTCTGCTGCTTTCGATAAAGCGGCAAAAGAAGCCGGTCTATATTCCAAAAGTATTAATGGCGATGCGTTCTCTGATGAATGCCGCGCAAAAGCCATTGAGCTGATCAAAGCGGATCTGGGTCAGGTCGACATGGTGGTTTATTCACTGGCGTCACCAGTACGTAAATTACCGGCGACTGGTGAATTGATCCGTTCTGCACTGAAGCCAATTGGTGAGGTGTATCGTGCAACTGCGGTTGACACGAATAAAGATGAATTGATCGAAGCACAAGTTGAACCCGCAAACGAAGAAGAAATTGCAAACACCATCAAAGTCATGGGTGGCGAAGACTGGGAGTTGTGGATCAACGCATTAGATCAGGCTGGCGTATTGGCGGATGGCGTAAAAACCGTCGCGTACAGCTATATCGGCACCGACATTACCTGGCCAATCTACTGGCACGGCACCCTAGGTCGTGCGAAAGAAGATTTGGATCGTGCCAGCACCGCGATCCGTCAGCAACTGAGCAGCAAACACGGTACCGCGAATGTTGCGGTATTGAAATCAGTAGTGACACAGGCTTCTGCCGCCATTCCGGTGATGCCGCTGTATATCGCCATGTCTTTCAAACTGATGAAAGAGCAGGGCATTCATGAAGGTTGTATTGAACAGATCCAACGTATGTTCTATACCCGTCTGTTTGATGGCGAATTTGTGACTGATGATGCACAGCGTATCCGTATGGATGACTGGGAACTGCGTGAATCAGTTCAACAGGCGTGCCGTGATTTGTGGCCACAAGTGACGACAGAAAACCTACCTGAATTGACCGATTACAAAGGTTATAAAGACGAATTCCTGAAACTGTTTGGTTTCGGTTGGGAAGGCGTTGATTATGCTGCGGATGTGAACCCAGACATCAACTTTGATGTGGTCACACTGTAA
- the dacB gene encoding D-alanyl-D-alanine carboxypeptidase/D-alanyl-D-alanine-endopeptidase, whose translation MPKFFASALLFFSAAFAVGSAQAAISVPEGSRIALAFNEPGSTAIASYHGDTFMTPASTQKLLTALAATLYFGPEWQFKTRMLAPQGAIQNGVLKGDLVLQFDGAPDLTRQTLVNLLAYLKQQKITQIEGDILLDISGYGGYDHGDGWSWNDLPICFTAPASAVIIDRNCVFAQLKADQLGAVAQPIIPAGQPITITSEARIVTQQEYYSGCDLRVDMNSSNNYHLTGCIPQQVGSPWPLSFAITDPTAWGVQLVSWAAKRAEINLTGQVKAVRHVPDNLVELAHVPSAPLKKLLDRMLKKSDNLIADSLSRALGHYYLNRAASYAAGADAVRGILKNKAGIDLGSALLADGSGLSAHNLITAKQMLQVLDYMALHDDELHIIELLPVAGMSGTLGSRGSVQNPPLVKNVTAKTGTLQNVSNLAGFMKTASGKRKAFVLMTNGLTFPPAVRQALKAHRIASPHYKFERQILEQIYREAPIEITEQ comes from the coding sequence ATGCCGAAATTCTTTGCCTCTGCATTACTGTTCTTTTCTGCTGCGTTTGCAGTTGGCTCTGCTCAGGCCGCTATTTCGGTGCCGGAAGGCAGTCGTATCGCACTGGCATTCAATGAACCGGGTTCCACTGCGATTGCTTCCTATCACGGCGATACCTTCATGACGCCAGCGTCGACCCAAAAATTGCTGACCGCGCTGGCTGCAACACTTTATTTCGGCCCAGAGTGGCAGTTTAAAACCCGCATGCTGGCACCTCAAGGTGCGATCCAGAATGGGGTATTAAAAGGTGATCTGGTACTGCAATTTGATGGCGCGCCCGATCTGACGCGCCAGACACTGGTTAATTTGCTCGCCTATCTGAAACAGCAAAAAATCACTCAGATAGAGGGTGACATTCTGCTGGATATCAGCGGATACGGTGGTTACGACCATGGCGATGGTTGGTCTTGGAATGATTTACCAATCTGTTTTACCGCCCCTGCCTCTGCCGTGATCATCGATCGCAACTGTGTGTTTGCCCAGCTCAAAGCCGATCAACTGGGTGCGGTTGCGCAACCTATTATTCCCGCCGGACAGCCTATCACCATTACCAGTGAAGCACGGATCGTGACACAGCAAGAGTATTATTCCGGCTGTGACCTGCGTGTCGATATGAATTCCAGTAACAACTATCACCTGACCGGTTGTATCCCACAGCAAGTTGGCTCCCCATGGCCGTTAAGCTTTGCTATCACCGATCCGACTGCCTGGGGTGTACAACTCGTCTCTTGGGCTGCCAAACGCGCTGAGATCAATCTGACCGGGCAAGTTAAAGCAGTACGTCATGTTCCGGACAATCTGGTCGAACTGGCTCATGTGCCTTCGGCACCGCTGAAAAAACTGCTCGATCGCATGCTGAAAAAATCAGACAACCTGATTGCGGATAGTCTTTCCCGTGCACTGGGCCATTATTATCTCAACCGTGCCGCCAGTTATGCCGCTGGTGCCGATGCAGTTCGGGGAATTCTTAAAAACAAAGCCGGTATCGATTTAGGCTCGGCGCTGTTGGCGGATGGTTCTGGATTATCGGCACACAATCTGATCACCGCAAAACAAATGCTGCAAGTGCTGGATTATATGGCGTTGCATGATGATGAATTACACATCATTGAGCTACTGCCAGTGGCCGGTATGAGCGGAACCTTAGGCTCACGCGGCAGTGTGCAGAACCCGCCATTGGTCAAAAATGTCACCGCGAAAACCGGTACATTGCAAAATGTATCCAATCTGGCCGGGTTTATGAAGACAGCATCCGGTAAAAGAAAGGCCTTTGTCTTGATGACCAATGGCTTAACTTTCCCGCCAGCCGTGCGTCAGGCACTCAAAGCGCACCGGATCGCATCTCCTCATTACAAGTTTGAACGGCAGATATTAGAGCAGATTTACCGCGAAGCACCGATAGAAATAACCGAACAATAG
- a CDS encoding pyridoxal phosphate-dependent aminotransferase, giving the protein MSLIEKSHKLDNVCYDIRGPVHKEARRLEDEGHRILKLNIGNPASFGFDAPEEVIKDVIVNMHQGQGYCDSKGLFAPRKAIAQYYQQKGLRKADVDDIYIGNGASELIVMSMQALLNNGDELLVPAPDYPLWTAAVTLSGGRPVHYICDEQADWYPDLDDIKAKITPRTRGIVLINPNNPTGAVYSTEFLLEVIEVARQNNLIIFADEIYDKIIYDDIAHHSICTLCDDVLVVTFNGLSKAYRACGFRQGWMMVSGPKQHARGYIEGLEMLASMRLCANVPMQFAIQTALGGYQSINELILPGGRLRKQRDLAWELLNNIPGISCVKPKGAMYMFPRMDPKVYPIKDDQKMVFDLLQQEKMLIVQGTGFNWPTPDHFRIVFLPAEEQLQDAIGRLARFLKTYKQ; this is encoded by the coding sequence ATGTCACTTATTGAGAAATCACACAAGCTGGACAACGTCTGTTACGACATTCGCGGTCCGGTCCATAAAGAAGCCCGTCGTCTGGAAGACGAAGGCCATCGCATTCTAAAACTGAACATCGGTAACCCGGCCTCCTTTGGCTTTGATGCCCCGGAAGAAGTGATCAAAGATGTTATCGTCAATATGCATCAGGGTCAGGGTTACTGCGATTCCAAAGGGTTGTTTGCCCCACGTAAAGCCATTGCCCAGTATTATCAGCAAAAAGGCCTGCGCAAAGCAGATGTGGACGACATCTACATCGGCAACGGCGCCAGCGAACTGATCGTGATGTCGATGCAGGCACTGCTGAACAACGGTGATGAACTGTTAGTCCCTGCGCCAGATTATCCGCTGTGGACTGCCGCCGTGACTTTATCCGGTGGCCGCCCAGTGCATTATATCTGTGACGAACAAGCTGATTGGTATCCTGATCTGGATGATATCAAAGCGAAAATCACACCGCGCACGCGCGGCATTGTGCTGATCAACCCGAACAACCCAACTGGCGCTGTGTACAGCACTGAATTCCTGTTGGAAGTGATTGAAGTGGCGCGTCAGAACAATCTGATCATTTTCGCCGATGAGATCTACGACAAAATCATTTATGACGACATTGCTCATCACAGTATTTGCACGCTGTGCGATGATGTCTTAGTAGTCACCTTCAACGGTCTGTCAAAAGCCTATCGTGCCTGTGGTTTTCGCCAAGGCTGGATGATGGTCAGCGGCCCGAAACAGCATGCCCGTGGTTACATTGAAGGCTTAGAAATGCTGGCTTCAATGCGCTTGTGTGCCAACGTGCCGATGCAGTTTGCTATTCAGACGGCACTGGGTGGTTACCAGAGTATTAACGAGCTGATCCTGCCCGGTGGACGTCTGCGTAAACAACGCGATCTGGCCTGGGAGCTGCTGAACAACATTCCTGGCATTTCTTGCGTGAAACCCAAAGGCGCGATGTATATGTTCCCGCGCATGGATCCAAAGGTTTATCCGATCAAAGATGACCAGAAGATGGTGTTTGATCTGCTGCAGCAGGAAAAAATGCTGATCGTGCAAGGTACTGGTTTTAACTGGCCGACACCGGATCACTTCCGTATCGTCTTCCTGCCAGCGGAAGAGCAACTACAAGATGCGATTGGCCGTTTGGCCCGCTTCCTGAAAACCTACAAACAATAA
- the yfbR gene encoding 5'-deoxynucleotidase yields the protein MSTSHFFAQLSRMKLIYRWPLMRNIQKENISEHSLQVAMVAHALALISNRKFNTQLDAAHIALMAMFHDATEIITGDLPTPVKYQNNAIATEYKKIEKLAEQQLLSLLPDEFIEDYQTLLDTEHQDAESAKVVKAADTLCAYIKCLEEIAAGNKEFVLAKRRLESMLEERMTPAVQYFIDVFIPSFSLTLDEMSSGNITKL from the coding sequence ATCTCCACCAGCCATTTTTTCGCCCAGTTATCACGCATGAAACTGATCTACCGCTGGCCACTGATGCGCAATATCCAAAAGGAAAATATCAGCGAACACAGCCTGCAAGTGGCCATGGTGGCACATGCTCTGGCACTGATCAGTAATCGAAAATTCAATACGCAACTGGATGCTGCCCATATTGCGCTGATGGCAATGTTTCACGATGCCACTGAAATTATCACCGGTGACTTACCGACCCCGGTGAAATACCAAAACAATGCCATTGCCACGGAATATAAGAAGATCGAAAAACTGGCAGAGCAACAGTTGTTATCGCTGCTGCCTGATGAATTTATCGAAGATTATCAAACGTTGCTGGATACAGAACATCAGGATGCCGAATCAGCCAAAGTGGTCAAAGCGGCGGACACTTTATGCGCTTACATTAAATGTCTGGAAGAAATTGCGGCAGGAAATAAAGAGTTTGTGCTGGCCAAACGCCGGCTGGAAAGCATGCTTGAAGAACGCATGACACCAGCCGTACAGTATTTTATTGATGTATTTATCCCGAGCTTTTCATTGACGCTGGATGAGATGAGCAGTGGTAATATAACTAAGTTATAA
- a CDS encoding NAD(P)H nitroreductase yields the protein MNQAGLHLLLTRSSCGLLQAPAPSGDVLEHILQAGLRAPDHGHLQPFQFLLAEGEGLQRLGRLLATSAKQDGAADEVIERAQQMPLRAPMVITVVAKVHSHNKVPEFEQHLSAGCAVMAMQMAAQAQGFGGMWRSGPLMYSRALHEALGLAEQDQIVGFLYLGTPATALRQPTLVASADFVRWL from the coding sequence ATGAATCAGGCAGGATTACATTTGTTACTGACGCGCTCATCTTGTGGCTTGTTACAAGCGCCGGCACCGAGTGGTGATGTTCTTGAGCATATTTTACAAGCCGGATTACGCGCCCCCGACCATGGTCATCTGCAACCATTTCAATTTTTACTGGCGGAAGGCGAAGGTTTGCAACGCTTAGGCAGGTTGCTGGCCACAAGTGCCAAGCAAGATGGTGCGGCTGATGAGGTGATTGAACGTGCGCAGCAGATGCCATTACGGGCACCGATGGTGATCACAGTGGTAGCCAAAGTGCATTCGCATAATAAAGTGCCGGAATTTGAGCAGCATTTATCAGCGGGTTGTGCAGTTATGGCAATGCAAATGGCGGCACAAGCGCAGGGCTTTGGCGGTATGTGGCGCTCCGGCCCTTTGATGTATTCGCGTGCTTTACATGAAGCATTGGGATTGGCGGAACAAGATCAGATCGTCGGATTTCTGTATTTAGGCACACCGGCCACTGCATTGCGTCAACCAACGCTGGTGGCGAGTGCTGATTTTGTGCGTTGGTTATAA
- the sppA gene encoding signal peptide peptidase SppA, with the protein MRFLFRSIKWFFRSLWRIINFTRLLLINLIFIAIVLAIVVGLREETPETTIQDGALVLDLAGKLVEQPSTPNPADQLMEKWLSDKDKPREIAVGDVVYAIQQAKQDPRVKGIVLKTADLETTSIGKLLTITQALDDFRQSKKPVVAVGNFYQQHQYLLAAHADTILLNPAGAVAIQGLGLYTLYFKSALDKFNLTPYVFRVGTYKSFVEPYIRDDMSPEAREANQRWLNVLWQQYVDNVSAARHITADAVSPSKEQVLTRLTKAEGNAAQYALDQGLVDELSTYDETIETIQNFAGKDGHDFRSIALTDYLHALPARYKQQTNKPRIGLLVAAGTIVDADNQPGTIGGEALAKQIRDAMYDKDIKALVLRIDSPGGSAFAADQIRTALLAFKASGKPLVVSMGSMAASGGYWIAADADKIFAEPSTITGSIGVFGMFLTADKALNALGVHTDGLGTTDFTGISPAQPLPEHIKQIVQMNVENTYQRFLDLVAEGRGMTPDQVDKIAQGRVWVGTDAKKLGLVDTLGDLTQATAEAGKLAKLTDYQVKLIEPELSAKDKLLRELFDQSAELLPASVTHSALGNVALQWWKASNQALQPLNALQDPQGIYSYCPVCQ; encoded by the coding sequence ATGCGTTTTCTGTTTCGCAGTATTAAATGGTTTTTCCGTTCTCTGTGGCGGATCATCAACTTCACCCGATTGCTGTTGATCAATCTGATTTTCATCGCGATTGTTCTGGCGATCGTGGTTGGCCTTCGAGAGGAAACGCCAGAAACCACCATTCAGGACGGTGCATTAGTTCTCGATCTGGCCGGTAAACTCGTTGAACAGCCGTCCACGCCAAATCCAGCCGATCAGCTGATGGAAAAGTGGCTGTCAGATAAAGATAAACCGCGTGAAATTGCTGTCGGTGATGTGGTGTATGCCATTCAACAGGCAAAACAAGACCCGCGTGTTAAAGGGATCGTGCTGAAAACTGCTGATCTGGAAACAACCAGTATTGGTAAATTACTCACCATTACACAAGCGTTGGACGACTTCCGTCAAAGTAAAAAACCGGTAGTTGCGGTGGGCAATTTTTATCAGCAACACCAATATCTACTGGCAGCACACGCAGATACGATTCTGCTCAATCCAGCTGGTGCGGTGGCTATTCAGGGGCTTGGGTTATATACCCTGTATTTCAAATCGGCCTTGGATAAATTCAATTTAACCCCATACGTATTCCGCGTCGGGACTTATAAATCGTTTGTCGAGCCTTATATTCGCGACGATATGTCACCGGAAGCACGCGAAGCCAATCAACGCTGGCTGAATGTGCTCTGGCAGCAATATGTAGACAATGTCAGTGCCGCACGACACATAACAGCAGATGCCGTTTCACCTAGCAAAGAACAGGTGTTAACTCGTTTAACCAAGGCCGAAGGGAATGCGGCGCAATATGCCCTCGACCAGGGATTAGTGGATGAGCTGTCAACCTACGATGAAACCATCGAAACCATTCAGAATTTTGCTGGTAAAGATGGTCATGATTTCCGCAGTATTGCTCTGACCGATTATTTGCACGCTCTACCCGCGCGTTATAAACAGCAAACCAACAAACCCAGGATCGGTTTATTAGTTGCAGCAGGCACTATCGTTGACGCAGACAATCAGCCCGGCACCATCGGTGGTGAAGCACTGGCGAAACAGATCCGTGATGCCATGTATGACAAAGATATCAAAGCTTTGGTATTGCGTATTGATAGCCCTGGTGGCAGTGCCTTTGCTGCTGATCAAATTCGTACCGCTCTGCTGGCATTTAAAGCCAGTGGCAAACCACTGGTCGTGTCGATGGGCAGTATGGCAGCATCGGGTGGATACTGGATTGCAGCAGATGCGGATAAAATTTTTGCGGAGCCTTCAACCATCACCGGTTCAATTGGCGTATTCGGTATGTTCCTGACCGCTGATAAAGCATTAAACGCTCTGGGCGTGCATACCGATGGGCTTGGTACTACCGATTTTACCGGTATCAGCCCGGCACAGCCCTTGCCGGAACATATCAAACAGATCGTGCAGATGAATGTCGAAAACACCTACCAACGCTTCCTGGATCTGGTTGCTGAAGGCCGTGGTATGACCCCTGATCAGGTCGATAAAATAGCGCAAGGCCGAGTCTGGGTCGGCACCGATGCCAAAAAACTGGGTTTAGTGGATACATTAGGTGATCTGACACAAGCAACCGCTGAGGCCGGTAAACTGGCGAAATTGACCGACTACCAAGTTAAGTTAATTGAACCAGAGCTTTCCGCCAAAGATAAGTTACTCCGGGAGTTGTTTGATCAAAGTGCGGAGTTACTACCCGCATCAGTGACGCATTCCGCTTTAGGCAATGTCGCTTTACAGTGGTGGAAAGCCAGCAATCAGGCTTTACAACCCCTCAATGCGTTACAAGATCCACAAGGGATCTACAGTTATTGCCCAGTTTGTCAGTAG
- the ansA gene encoding asparaginase, whose protein sequence is MKKRIYIAYTGGTIGMQRSSQGYIPQAGFMENCLAGMPEFHREEMPDYTIHEYSPLIDSSDMTPADWQRIAEDIRDHYDDFDGFVVLHGTDTMSYTASALSFMLEDLHKPVIITGSQIPLAELRSDGQQNLLDSLYIAANYPVQEVTLYFNNQLFRGNRSTKVHADGFHAFDSPDFPPLLDAGIHIEWNAGKPAELSDKPLKMHSIQPQPIGVVTLYPGISVDVIANILQQPVKALILLTYGVGNAPQNPTMLKLLREASERGVLIVNLSQCLRGKVNMGGYATGNALADAGVLSGFDMTTEAALAKLHFLLSQPLTSEQMRTLMQQDLRGELSH, encoded by the coding sequence ATGAAAAAACGCATTTATATTGCCTACACAGGCGGCACTATTGGCATGCAACGCTCCAGTCAGGGTTACATCCCACAGGCTGGTTTTATGGAAAACTGTCTGGCGGGTATGCCGGAGTTCCATCGGGAAGAGATGCCTGATTACACCATTCATGAATACAGCCCGTTGATCGATTCGTCAGATATGACACCCGCTGACTGGCAACGTATTGCAGAAGATATTCGCGACCACTACGACGATTTCGATGGCTTTGTGGTATTACACGGCACCGACACCATGTCGTATACCGCATCCGCCCTGTCGTTTATGCTGGAAGATCTGCATAAACCGGTCATCATCACCGGCTCGCAGATCCCTCTTGCGGAACTGCGTTCCGACGGGCAGCAAAATTTACTGGATTCGCTGTATATTGCGGCGAATTACCCGGTGCAGGAAGTTACCCTGTATTTCAATAATCAGCTGTTTCGCGGGAATCGCAGCACCAAGGTACATGCCGATGGTTTTCATGCCTTCGATTCACCGGATTTCCCACCACTTTTGGATGCTGGTATTCATATTGAATGGAATGCCGGTAAACCCGCAGAACTCAGTGATAAACCGCTGAAAATGCATTCGATTCAACCACAGCCAATCGGTGTGGTGACGCTATACCCTGGTATTTCTGTTGATGTAATTGCCAACATCCTACAACAACCAGTTAAAGCATTGATTTTATTGACTTATGGTGTCGGTAACGCGCCACAAAATCCAACCATGCTCAAACTCTTACGCGAAGCATCAGAACGTGGTGTACTCATCGTGAATCTCAGCCAATGTTTACGCGGTAAAGTTAACATGGGGGGTTATGCAACGGGCAATGCGCTGGCGGATGCCGGTGTGTTGTCCGGTTTCGATATGACCACCGAAGCCGCCCTCGCCAAACTGCATTTCCTGTTAAGTCAGCCGCTGACATCAGAGCAGATGAGAACATTGATGCAACAAGATTTACGCGGTGAACTGAGTCACTAA
- the msrB gene encoding peptide-methionine (R)-S-oxide reductase MsrB, translating into MSGEQMTDWRLKLTPEQFHVCWEKGTERPYSGALLHNRKTGVYHCVCCDAPLFESKAKFDSGCGWPSFDREIPDAVRYEEDLSHGMRRIEIMCASCGSHLGHVFPDGPTETGQRFCVNSLSLGFNEAESGTVGK; encoded by the coding sequence ATGAGCGGGGAGCAGATGACTGATTGGCGGTTGAAACTGACACCAGAACAATTCCATGTGTGCTGGGAGAAAGGGACGGAACGCCCATATTCAGGTGCATTGTTGCATAACCGGAAAACAGGTGTTTACCATTGTGTCTGTTGCGATGCACCGCTGTTTGAATCAAAAGCTAAGTTTGATTCCGGTTGTGGCTGGCCGAGCTTTGATCGGGAAATTCCCGACGCGGTGCGTTACGAAGAAGATCTGAGTCATGGCATGCGGCGCATTGAAATTATGTGCGCCAGTTGTGGTTCACATCTGGGACATGTTTTCCCGGATGGTCCGACAGAAACCGGACAGCGTTTTTGCGTCAACAGCTTATCACTTGGATTTAATGAAGCTGAAAGTGGTACGGTAGGAAAATAG
- the glgX gene encoding glycogen debranching protein GlgX, protein MTEHFTLLPGKEAPFGVMPDEQGCNFVLWAPDAERIELCLFDTQEQEIARIRLRERRGHLWYGYVQGVKSGALYGYRVHGPHSPEQGHLFDPQKLLLDPYAKALSRVLEWNEELYQGDSHRMLPKAVVWEDEFDWEGIVSPRYSDAQTVLYEVHVKGFTKLHPDVPEHLRGTYLGLCQPAVIRHMQELGITTVQLMPVASFMSEPRLTQLGLNNYWGYNPVCFMAPEPRYAVKHAVTEFKTMVRELHRAGIEVILDVVFNHTAEGGHGGPVLSYKGLDNRSYYCFDNGGYGPDFSRYSNMTGCGNTFNVDHPNGLRLVMDSLRYWVTEMHIDGFRFDLAVTLAREGGEFDPYGGFCKALMQDPVLRNVKLISEPWDIGPFGYRLGQFPTQWRELNDRYRDTIRSFWRGDMGRMAEFATRLLGSRDIFPKSLRAIHSSVNFVCYHDGFTLEDTVCYEQRHNQANTEENRDGHGHNLSKNYGIEGPTLDPRISRIRLQQKRNMLVTLLLSQGIPHLLAGDEMGRSQIGNNNAYCQDNRISWVNWQLSNEDEGLLTFVKQMIRIRRSASAFTELHLEDDLYFGSRTQADTVHWYHPDGSELTEGDWNAPSAQALVMEIIAKESQEHWLVLFNASGYDIHFRLPEPEKSNNWTLAVDTASHDGKRLLLDDLQQLVAVCGAHSMKLLRACPLKGCDVN, encoded by the coding sequence CCAGATGCTGAACGCATAGAACTTTGTCTGTTTGATACACAAGAGCAGGAAATTGCTCGTATTCGATTGCGTGAACGTCGCGGTCATCTTTGGTATGGGTATGTTCAAGGCGTCAAATCTGGTGCCTTATATGGTTATCGTGTGCATGGGCCACACAGCCCGGAACAAGGGCACTTATTCGACCCGCAAAAATTATTGTTAGACCCTTATGCGAAAGCCTTGTCTCGTGTTCTGGAATGGAACGAGGAGCTCTATCAAGGTGATAGCCATCGCATGCTGCCCAAGGCTGTAGTTTGGGAAGATGAATTTGATTGGGAAGGCATTGTTTCTCCGCGTTACAGTGATGCGCAGACCGTTTTGTATGAAGTCCATGTCAAAGGATTCACTAAATTACACCCTGATGTGCCGGAACATCTGCGAGGTACTTACCTTGGTTTGTGCCAGCCAGCGGTGATCCGGCATATGCAAGAGTTGGGCATTACCACGGTACAGTTGATGCCGGTTGCCAGTTTCATGAGTGAACCCCGTTTAACCCAACTGGGATTAAACAATTACTGGGGCTATAATCCAGTTTGCTTTATGGCCCCTGAACCACGTTATGCGGTTAAGCATGCGGTCACTGAATTCAAAACTATGGTGCGGGAGTTACATCGTGCCGGTATTGAAGTGATCCTTGATGTGGTGTTTAACCATACCGCAGAAGGCGGGCATGGTGGCCCGGTCTTGAGTTACAAAGGGTTAGATAACCGCAGCTATTATTGTTTTGATAACGGTGGTTATGGCCCTGATTTCTCTCGCTACAGCAATATGACAGGCTGCGGTAATACTTTTAATGTGGATCATCCGAATGGCTTGCGTTTGGTCATGGATAGTCTGCGTTATTGGGTGACCGAGATGCATATTGATGGCTTCCGTTTTGATTTGGCGGTGACACTGGCGCGCGAAGGCGGGGAATTCGACCCATATGGCGGTTTTTGCAAAGCGTTAATGCAAGATCCGGTGTTGCGTAATGTGAAACTGATCTCCGAGCCTTGGGACATTGGCCCGTTTGGTTATCGTCTGGGGCAATTCCCAACCCAATGGCGCGAGCTGAACGATCGTTACCGTGACACCATACGCTCTTTCTGGCGTGGGGATATGGGCCGTATGGCCGAATTTGCGACTCGATTATTAGGTTCGCGCGATATTTTCCCCAAATCGTTACGTGCGATTCATTCCAGTGTGAATTTCGTTTGTTACCACGATGGTTTCACGCTGGAAGATACCGTTTGTTACGAGCAACGCCACAATCAGGCAAATACAGAAGAGAACCGCGACGGGCATGGCCATAATCTGTCGAAAAATTATGGTATTGAAGGGCCAACACTGGACCCTCGGATCAGCCGGATACGGTTGCAACAAAAACGGAATATGCTGGTGACACTGTTGTTGTCGCAAGGTATCCCGCATTTATTGGCCGGTGATGAGATGGGGCGCAGCCAGATCGGTAATAACAATGCTTACTGTCAGGACAACCGCATTAGTTGGGTCAACTGGCAATTAAGTAATGAGGATGAGGGGTTGCTGACGTTTGTGAAACAAATGATCCGGATCCGTCGTTCTGCCAGTGCGTTTACCGAGCTCCATCTGGAAGATGATCTCTATTTCGGTTCCCGAACTCAGGCGGATACTGTGCATTGGTATCATCCTGATGGTAGTGAGTTGACCGAAGGTGATTGGAACGCGCCTTCCGCGCAAGCGTTAGTCATGGAAATTATTGCGAAAGAAAGTCAGGAACATTGGCTGGTGTTATTTAATGCCAGCGGTTACGACATTCATTTCCGTCTGCCGGAGCCGGAAAAAAGTAATAACTGGACGCTGGCTGTGGACACCGCGTCGCACGATGGTAAACGGTTGTTACTGGACGATTTGCAGCAACTGGTTGCGGTCTGCGGTGCTCATTCCATGAAGCTGCTACGAGCCTGTCCACTTAAAGGATGTGATGTTAATTAA